The proteins below are encoded in one region of Pygocentrus nattereri isolate fPygNat1 chromosome 13, fPygNat1.pri, whole genome shotgun sequence:
- the opn4b gene encoding opsin 4b, with product MSTALSTPQPDSSSTAGAPWNHSGASAYKSAALPERATSVAMVQDSQYPFPTVDVPDHAHYTIGSVILVIGITGMVGNFLVMYAFCKSRSLRTPSNMFIINLAITDFLMCITQTPIFFITSMHKRWIFGEKGCELYAFCGALFGMCSMITLMVIAVDRYFVITRPLASIGKMSHKRALIILVIAWLYTMCWSLPPFFGWSAYVPEGLLTSCTWDYMTFTPSVRAYTMLLFVFVFFIPLFVIMYCYFCIFRAIRNTTSAVGKISAEGGTTKDSIKKFHRMKSEWKMAKVALIVILLYVISWSPYSCVALTAFAGYADMLTPYMNSVPAVIAKASAIHNPIIYAITHPKYRSALAKYIPCLGVLLCVPRRDRFTSSSFMSTRRSTITSQSSEIRHTSKTRLSSVSDSESGLTDTEADLSSATSRSASRQVSYDIRKELTDYRQSSSLKVKAKGQNSGGFDRNCSQSPLEPGLNRTTCAYISTVADKDDISMTDVSQSNHLSPTPHVISEQAEHKNLSALIPSIVVTSESSHALKSDGASGHPSKCLPGASTVTSVTMEPFGLDNRKISQPDSITNTAVPLDRS from the exons GTGGCCATGGTTCAGGATAGCCAGTATCCATTTCCCACTGTGGATGTTCCAGACCATGCCCACTATACTATCGGTTCTGTCATCTTAGTAATCGGCATCACTGGCATGGTGGGCAACTTCCTGGTCATGTATGCCTTCTGCAA gAGTAGAAGCCTGAGAACGCCATCCAACATGTTCATTATTAACCTGGCCATCACCGACTTCCTGATGTGCATCACTCAGACACCTATATTCTTCATCACAAGCATGCACAAGAGATGGATCTTTGGGGAGAAAG gctGTGAGTTGTATGCGTTTTGTGGTGCTCTGTTTGGGATGTGCTCCATGATTACACTTATGGTCATTGCAGTGGATCGATACTTCGTAATCACTCGCCCTCTGGCCTCCATCGGCAAGATGTCACACAAGCGCGCCCTCATCATCCTCGTTATTGCCTGGCTGTACACCATGTGCTGGAGTCTACCTCCCTTCTTTGGATGGA GTGCTTACGTTCCTGAGGGACTGTTGACGTCCTGCACATGGGACTACATGACCTTCACTCCATCTGTACGCGCCTACACAATGCTGCTCTTCGTCTTCGTCTTCTTTATCCCCCTGTTTGTCATTATGTACTGCTACTTCTGCATCTTCCGTGCCATTCGGAACACGACCAG TGCTGTGGGGAAAATCAGTGCAGAAGGGGGAACTACCAAAGACTCAATCAAAAAGTTCCACCGAATGAAGAGTGAGTGGAAGATGGCGAAGGTGGCTCTCATTGTCATCCTGCTGTATGTTATCTCCTGGTCTCCATACTCCTGTGTGGCTCTGACTGCTTTTGCAGG TTATGCCGACATGCTTACACCCTACATGAATTCTGTTCCTGCTGTGATAGCCAAGGCTTCAGCTATTCACAACCCCATCATTTATGCCATCACACACCCCAAATACAG gtctgctttagccAAGTACATCCCGTGTCTAGGAGTACTGTTGTGTGTGCCTCGTAGAGACAGGTTCACTAGCAGCAGCTTCATGTCCACACGCCGCTCCACCATCACCAGCCAGTCAtctgagatcagacacaccagCAAGACCCGCCTATCCTCTGTGTCCGACAGCGAGTCT GGTCTGACAGATACAGAAGCAGACCTGTCCAGTGCAACATCACGTTCTGCCAGTCGTCAGGTGTCATATGATATCCGTAAGGAGCTGACAGACTATAGGCAGAGCAGCTCGCTGAAGGTAAAGGCCAAGGGCCAAAACTCGGGTGGCTTTGACAGAAACTGCAGCCAGAGCCCTTTGGAGCCAGGTCTAAACCGTACCACCTGTGCTTACATCAGT ACTGTGGCAGATAAAGATGACATCTCCATGACCGACGTTAGCCAGTCCAATCATCTGTCACCCACT cctcatgTGATCTCAGAGCAGGCCGAGCATAAGAACCTCTCAGCTCTGATTCCATCCATCGTTGTAACCTCTGAGTCCAGTCATGCCCTGAAGTCAGACGGGGCCAGTGGGCACCCTTCTAAATGCCTCCCCGGTGCCTCCACAGTGACCTCTGTCACCATGGAACCCTTTGGGTTGGACAACAGGAAAATCTCCCAGCCAGACAGTATAACTAACACGGCTGTTCCTCTGGACAGAAGCTGA